In a single window of the Acidobacteriota bacterium genome:
- the pyrR gene encoding bifunctional pyr operon transcriptional regulator/uracil phosphoribosyltransferase PyrR, translating into MVEKSRIMDAAAMNRALRRLATEIVEKNKGADDLYLVGIRRRGVPLAEHIRDKIEAIEGVRPLYGILDITLYRDDLSTVGANPIVNRTELTEDIEGKNIVLIDDVLYTGRTIRAALDQLMDFGRPKRVQLAVLIDRGSEHRELPIQADFIGKTVPTKQTEIIKVMLKEFDEVEAVGIFERK; encoded by the coding sequence TTGGTTGAAAAGTCGCGGATCATGGACGCGGCGGCAATGAATCGTGCTCTCCGGCGCTTGGCAACTGAGATCGTAGAGAAGAATAAAGGCGCCGACGACCTTTATTTGGTGGGCATTCGGCGCCGCGGTGTTCCCTTGGCGGAGCATATCCGTGACAAGATAGAGGCCATAGAAGGCGTTCGTCCGCTTTACGGCATTCTCGACATCACGCTTTACCGCGACGACCTGTCAACGGTCGGTGCAAATCCGATCGTCAACCGTACCGAACTAACTGAAGACATCGAAGGCAAGAATATCGTCCTGATCGATGACGTGCTTTACACTGGCCGCACCATTCGTGCCGCGCTCGATCAGCTTATGGATTTCGGCCGGCCCAAACGTGTCCAGCTCGCCGTACTGATAGACCGCGGCAGCGAGCACCGCGAATTGCCCATTCAGGCTGACTTCATCGGCAAAACCGTACCGACAAAGCAGACCGAGATAATAAAGGTAATGCTTAAAGAGTTCGATGAGGTCGAAGCAGTAGGAATTTTTGAACGTAAATGA
- a CDS encoding quinone-dependent dihydroorotate dehydrogenase, with protein MSGFWNKIVRPVMFALDAERAHELGMSALRNGLARPFYSEEVFPELETEVFGLRFKNPLGIAAGFDKNGTVVEQLASLGFGFVEVGTVTLKPQPGNERPRMFRLPADNALINRLGFNNDGAEAVADRLAKIKRRCIVGVNIGKNRDVAIADAVENYVRTYDIVHPVADYITVNISSPNTPNLRELQKGESLDELLSALTERNAEEARKPLLVKIAPDLNDAEIRAVVEKCMQYGIDGIIAANTTISRQGLQTKEVEAIGAGGLSGRPLTMRSTEVVRRIYEFSDGKLPIVGVGGIFDANDAFEKFAAGASLVQAYTGFVYVGPTFAADVCRGLAKCLRDNGFRSIGDAVGSSVSTR; from the coding sequence ATGTCGGGATTTTGGAACAAGATCGTCAGGCCGGTAATGTTCGCGTTGGACGCCGAGCGTGCACACGAACTCGGGATGAGCGCATTGAGGAACGGACTAGCGAGGCCGTTTTACAGCGAAGAGGTTTTTCCCGAACTCGAAACGGAGGTTTTTGGGCTGAGGTTTAAAAATCCTCTAGGTATCGCAGCGGGGTTCGACAAGAACGGAACCGTCGTTGAACAGCTTGCTTCGCTTGGCTTCGGTTTCGTCGAGGTTGGCACGGTCACGCTTAAGCCGCAGCCCGGAAATGAGCGGCCGAGGATGTTTCGGCTGCCGGCCGACAATGCTCTGATCAACAGGCTTGGTTTTAACAATGACGGTGCAGAAGCGGTCGCGGATAGATTGGCGAAGATAAAAAGGAGGTGCATTGTCGGTGTGAATATCGGCAAGAACCGCGATGTCGCGATCGCGGACGCGGTCGAAAATTATGTCCGGACATATGATATCGTCCATCCGGTCGCAGATTACATCACAGTTAATATCTCGTCGCCGAACACACCGAATTTGCGGGAACTGCAAAAAGGGGAGAGCCTTGACGAATTGCTCTCGGCACTAACCGAAAGGAATGCGGAAGAAGCGAGAAAACCGCTGTTGGTCAAGATCGCGCCCGACCTCAACGATGCGGAGATCAGAGCCGTTGTTGAAAAATGTATGCAATACGGCATCGACGGCATTATTGCAGCAAATACGACCATCTCCAGACAGGGCCTGCAGACAAAAGAGGTTGAAGCCATCGGTGCGGGCGGACTGAGCGGCAGGCCGCTGACGATGCGGTCAACGGAAGTGGTCCGGCGAATCTATGAATTTTCAGACGGAAAACTCCCCATCGTAGGCGTCGGCGGTATATTCGATGCGAACGATGCTTTTGAGAAGTTCGCCGCCGGAGCTTCGCTTGTCCAGGCTTATACGGGCTTCGTTTATGTCGGTCCGACCTTCGCTGCGGATGTATGTAGAGGGCTGGCAAAATGCTTGAGAGATAATGGATTTCGGTCGATCGGTGATGCTGTCGGTTCTTCGGTAAGTACCCGTTAG
- a CDS encoding DUF177 domain-containing protein: MKIILDQVSVQPRQIDESFGQDEVELDDEAKLVGDAAFSGTVRKEGVRVLVEGTVTADVEMPCSRCLEKTTFTTNAHFVDVLVDSEYEPTDAELQVSDDGLDESLVIGGEVELAELVRERILLELPEICLCSDDCKGLCPKCGVNWNTGSCDCSDQEIDPRWAALQNLN; the protein is encoded by the coding sequence ATGAAGATCATCCTCGACCAAGTTTCCGTTCAGCCGCGTCAGATAGACGAGAGTTTTGGGCAGGACGAGGTCGAGTTGGACGACGAGGCAAAGCTTGTCGGCGATGCAGCGTTTTCCGGGACCGTCCGAAAAGAGGGCGTGCGGGTGTTGGTCGAAGGCACGGTGACGGCAGACGTCGAGATGCCGTGTTCACGATGTCTTGAGAAGACAACGTTCACGACCAATGCACACTTTGTTGACGTGCTCGTCGATTCTGAATATGAGCCGACAGATGCTGAGCTCCAAGTTTCGGACGACGGACTCGACGAATCGCTGGTCATCGGAGGCGAGGTAGAGTTGGCCGAACTCGTCCGTGAACGAATATTGCTTGAGCTGCCCGAAATTTGTTTGTGCAGCGACGATTGCAAAGGGCTTTGTCCGAAATGCGGCGTGAATTGGAACACAGGCTCTTGCGACTGTTCCGACCAAGAGATAGACCCGAGGTGGGCCGCTTTACAGAATTTGAATTGA
- the rpmF gene encoding 50S ribosomal protein L32 translates to MPNPKRRHSHARTRQRRAHDALKTPQFYMDKDTGEAKKPHRIDPKTGMYKGRQVIEPKEAE, encoded by the coding sequence ATGCCAAATCCTAAAAGACGACATTCACATGCGAGAACTCGACAGCGTCGAGCTCATGATGCGCTGAAAACGCCGCAGTTCTATATGGACAAAGATACCGGCGAAGCTAAAAAGCCGCATCGTATCGACCCTAAGACCGGCATGTACAAAGGCCGCCAGGTCATTGAGCCGAAAGAAGCAGAATAG
- a CDS encoding ketoacyl-ACP synthase III, with protein sequence MTEHNAGIIGMGHAYPEGILTNADLEKIVDTNDEWITTRTGIKQRHKAAENEYTSQFGTRAALQAIERAGLKPEDIDIIICATTTPDQIMPSTGALIQAQIGAVNAAGMDVFAACSGFLYGLTMVESMIRTGQIRYALVIGAEVLTKYVDYTDRGTCVIFGDGAGAAVVGPVEKGKGILATKIRSDGRYEEQLYAPGGGTKLGTSHETIDERLHFFKMKGNELFKVAVRSMADISAEMLEKAGYTVDDVDIVIPHQANQRITDAVASRLGVPEEKVYSNIAMHGNTSSASIPIAMDECIQSGRIKKGSLVLLTAFGGGVTWGGTVIRF encoded by the coding sequence ATGACGGAACATAACGCCGGGATCATCGGAATGGGACACGCTTATCCGGAGGGTATTCTCACGAATGCCGATCTGGAGAAGATCGTCGACACCAACGATGAATGGATCACTACGCGCACCGGCATCAAACAGCGTCACAAAGCGGCGGAAAACGAATACACCTCCCAGTTCGGCACAAGAGCCGCACTTCAAGCCATCGAAAGAGCGGGCCTGAAGCCCGAAGACATCGACATTATCATCTGTGCAACGACCACGCCGGATCAGATAATGCCGTCAACCGGAGCGTTGATACAGGCACAGATCGGTGCTGTTAATGCTGCCGGAATGGACGTTTTTGCCGCGTGCTCGGGATTTTTGTACGGCCTGACGATGGTCGAATCGATGATCCGCACGGGACAGATCCGATACGCTCTGGTCATCGGAGCCGAAGTTCTTACAAAATACGTTGACTACACCGACCGCGGAACCTGCGTCATTTTCGGCGACGGAGCCGGAGCGGCCGTGGTCGGGCCGGTCGAAAAAGGAAAGGGAATTCTCGCGACCAAGATCAGATCCGACGGCCGCTACGAAGAGCAGCTATACGCGCCGGGCGGCGGAACAAAGCTCGGCACGTCGCACGAGACCATCGACGAACGCCTGCACTTTTTCAAGATGAAAGGCAATGAGCTTTTCAAGGTAGCGGTGCGTTCGATGGCGGATATATCTGCCGAAATGCTCGAAAAAGCAGGCTACACGGTCGATGATGTGGACATCGTGATACCGCATCAGGCGAACCAACGCATCACAGATGCGGTCGCTTCCAGGCTCGGCGTGCCGGAGGAAAAGGTATATTCGAATATCGCAATGCACGGCAACACTTCATCCGCTTCGATCCCCATCGCGATGGATGAGTGTATCCAGTCGGGCCGTATCAAAAAGGGAAGTTTGGTGCTGCTGACGGCGTTCGGCGGCGGCGTGACGTGGGGCGGAACCGTTATCCGTTTTTAA
- the fabD gene encoding ACP S-malonyltransferase, with amino-acid sequence MSKIAYIFPGQGSQTVGMGKELCDAYPAAREVFEIADEALGFSLSDLCFSGDEEALKLTANTQPAILTTSIAAYRAAAAEGLPRPDFVAGHSLGEYSALVAAGVLDLADAVRTVRKRGTYMQEAVPVGVGAMAAILGLDEATVAAGCEKAAEGQVCSPANINSHSQIVIAGNAEAVDRACEILKEMGAKRAIKLPVSAPFHCSLMMPAQERLTENLHELNYSEPSCPVVHNVDALANFDASAVCDKLIQQVSSPVRWLQTVELLRREGVTKFVEIGPGKVLSGLVRQIDREAETANFEDPASLNNTLETIS; translated from the coding sequence ATGAGCAAGATCGCGTACATATTTCCGGGCCAGGGAAGCCAGACAGTCGGAATGGGAAAGGAACTTTGCGACGCATATCCTGCGGCACGTGAGGTATTCGAGATCGCCGACGAGGCTCTCGGTTTCTCCCTTTCAGACCTTTGTTTCTCGGGAGATGAAGAAGCACTGAAGCTGACAGCCAACACTCAGCCCGCAATTTTGACGACATCAATAGCGGCGTACAGAGCCGCGGCCGCGGAAGGCCTGCCGAGACCTGATTTTGTCGCGGGACACAGCTTGGGTGAGTATTCAGCCTTGGTTGCAGCCGGTGTATTAGATCTTGCGGATGCAGTTCGGACCGTGCGAAAACGCGGAACCTATATGCAGGAAGCGGTTCCTGTCGGCGTTGGAGCTATGGCAGCGATCCTGGGCCTCGACGAGGCGACTGTCGCCGCGGGCTGTGAAAAGGCCGCGGAAGGTCAGGTTTGCAGCCCTGCGAACATCAATTCACATTCACAGATCGTCATTGCCGGAAATGCGGAAGCGGTCGATCGTGCCTGCGAGATATTGAAAGAAATGGGTGCGAAACGGGCGATAAAGCTGCCCGTTTCGGCTCCGTTCCATTGTTCGCTGATGATGCCCGCACAGGAGCGTTTAACCGAAAACCTGCATGAATTGAATTACTCAGAGCCGAGTTGTCCTGTCGTTCACAATGTTGACGCATTGGCGAATTTTGACGCCTCGGCCGTTTGCGATAAGCTAATTCAACAGGTTTCGTCGCCGGTGCGTTGGCTCCAAACGGTGGAACTTCTGCGTCGGGAAGGCGTAACAAAGTTCGTCGAAATCGGTCCCGGAAAGGTGCTCTCAGGCTTGGTTCGCCAGATCGACCGCGAGGCCGAAACGGCGAACTTCGAAGATCCGGCGAGTTTGAACAATACTTTAGAAACTATTTCATAA
- a CDS encoding acyl carrier protein, whose product MSDVQDKIKQIIVDELGVDEAEVTENARFIEDLGADSLDLVELVMRFEEEFDIEIPDEDAEKIQSVRDAYAYVEQHKG is encoded by the coding sequence ATGTCAGACGTACAGGATAAGATCAAACAGATCATTGTAGATGAGCTCGGTGTCGATGAGGCCGAAGTAACCGAAAACGCACGCTTTATCGAAGACCTCGGTGCCGATTCGCTGGACCTCGTGGAACTCGTGATGCGATTCGAAGAGGAATTTGACATCGAAATTCCCGACGAAGACGCAGAGAAGATCCAGAGCGTTCGCGATGCATACGCATACGTCGAGCAGCACAAGGGATAA